The region CTTCCAATGTAGCATTGGCTTCTTTTAGAGATGCAAAAAGACTTTTAAGATTTTCAAGCGTAGCTGTATCTACACCTTTTTTTTGCAGTTTTGCACTGGCTTCGTCAAAATTGTTTTGAAGATATTTTAAATCAATCATCATATTTACCTAGATGTGGAATGTTTATAAAATTATAGTGGAAAGTGTTGAGAATAAGATTACCGATTACCCTATACTATGACTATATATGACGATTCATCTATAAACACAATGAAGAAAAATAGTTATAGGTATTTTACTTTATGTACTCCATATGCAAGAATGATGGATTAGATGAACTTAAGAAAATTTTTTATATAGTGTTCACTAGTTATAATCATAAAAAAAGGAATAGAGATGAATAGAAGAGATGCATTAAAAGTTGCAGGTGTGACAGCAATGATGGCAGCAGTAAGTGCTGAAGCAAAAATGGGCGTAGCACATATGAATCGTATGGAGATGAAACCAAAAGATCCATCAAATATGGACAAAGGTGAACTCAAACACTCTCCACTTGTAACACTAAAAGAAAAAGATGCCAATGGATATACACTAGTTGAGATCACTGTAGGTCAAGGTGGGATCATTCATCCAAGCACACCAGATCACTGGATTGACTTTATAGAGCTTTATGCAGATGATAAACTGGTAGGTAAAAGTACACTTGAACCAGAAATTTCACGTGGTGCAGCTTCATTTGCAGTGAAACTTGATAATGTCAAAGTATTAAAAGCAAAATCAGGTTGTAATCTACATGGTATTTGGACAACAACGGTAACATTATAATCTAATATAAACAAAGGAAGTGACCATTGGCTTACTATATAACAAAACTCGTTATTACTACGATTTTGATTGTATTGATATCTGAGATTTCCAAGAGAAGCAGTTTGATAGGTGCCATTTTGGCAGCTATCCC is a window of Sulfurovum sp. TSL6 DNA encoding:
- a CDS encoding desulfoferrodoxin family protein, with translation MNRRDALKVAGVTAMMAAVSAEAKMGVAHMNRMEMKPKDPSNMDKGELKHSPLVTLKEKDANGYTLVEITVGQGGIIHPSTPDHWIDFIELYADDKLVGKSTLEPEISRGAASFAVKLDNVKVLKAKSGCNLHGIWTTTVTL